In Candida albicans SC5314 chromosome 4, complete sequence, the genomic window GCAACACAGCAGCTGGCTCTATCAGCAATCTATGCAAATCCTCCTTTCTTCTTCCGTTTCTTTTTAGGCTGCGAACCTGATCTTGATTGGCTTCCTTGTGATGATATTGACCTTTGTGAAGGGAAACTAGAAATAGATGGAACAGTTGAGTTTAAAGATGAAGGGAGTAatgtttgtgtttgtgAATTTTGAGTCAAAACTTGCTGGCGAAGACTTGGTTGTGAGTTTACTCTGAGTGCCGGAATCGACGACTTAATGGTTGGAATCATAAACTGGGAATCATGCTGAGTAGGTGTAAGACCCTCTGTTTGGGAGTTATCATCGTTGTCTTCCTCGTCCCATTCATTCAACAATGTTTGTACCTTTTCTGGTGCATTGGCTATAGATTTTTGCAATTTTTCCTGTAAATCGTCTGATTCGTATTGACATTTTATTAGGGATAATCCTATTAATATGGATGCTGCTAGTTTTGACGATGGTTTATTATGGGTAGGGTAGATTTGCTCTAACATTTGGTAAATATCATATATGTGTGTGTTTGTTTcctttttattaataaactTGTTCCTTCGTATGAATGAATTATTGATTAAACTTTTCACTTTTAGGCGCTCTGGAGGTAATGAGTTCTCTAATTGCACAATCATATCATCTAATTCCAACAAATCAGTTACCCCTAACGGTACACTATTACAGACTTCGTATAATGAGAAATAATTCAGTTGTTGTGCAGCTTGAGAATTACCCATTTGGGCAAATCCGTTTCCTAGTTCGTATGCATATCGCTGTATTAAATCAATCTGCTGTGATGCTGTAGTACAATCATGTTCACCTATATTTAAAAACTGGGGtatcatttttttgatttctttcttgGAAAACtgtttcaaataatttgttcTGTGCTTATTGACACTAGAATCTACCAATTTGGAATGAAACAGGGAATTGGAAATATCATTCTCATTTTTGCTAATTAAACGTCTCAGATGAATTGCTAACCCGGTAgttaattcaaaaattaacaATGCGTCCTCTGTTTTGGTGATGTTTATTTGTCTCAAATCGTAATTATCAGAACTCTTTCTAAAATAGTAAGGATCTCGTAAACTATATGGCTTATTACCTTTAAATCCGAATGAATAAACAATAACTAAGGGGTTCACTTGTGAATATAAAAAGCAAGTAAACACTTTCGGAGAAGTTTCCACAActttaaattttaatgatgGGTCACTATCATCTAAAAAATGTTTCCAGGATAATAATCTTGTCATGCTGTCATTAGCACtaaaccaaatcaattcttttgaGGTCAACAAAAACATGTACTCATCAACCACATTCACATCTCTTATTCGAGACCACGTATTCGAAGTAACTATTATCTTTCCCGAAGACTCTGAATTAGGCATAACCTTCAAGATTTCTACTCTTGAAATAATAAGTAAGTGATCACACAGTGGGAGCCAACAAATGCGTCGCCAGTTGGACAATGATTGTGAATCCGATAATTCTTTGACAAATTGTTCCTTGATAAACTTTCTTATACTTGGTACTGTTTTATTGACATACCACACAGTCAAATTACCCTTGATGTCCACCACCGCAACTTTCCTGCTGTCATTAGAGCTAAAGCGAACGTCGGCTAGCACGTTTCCAGCCAAGCAGTCTGCAGATATTTCTCCCAAGACAAATAGCACCACATTTGGGATCACTTCAATATACGTAAGCTTATCTAGACAAATGTTTAAAATGTACACCTTGGCACCTGTTCGAACTGCCACCAATCCAACACCATCAATTTTGTCTGAGACTTCAATTTGCAATATTGGGTCACAAAAGTCAATTTGGTATGCTGGCGATAGCACGATACAATCATCTTTTGATTCGTACGTTGttatatttaaaattgacAGAGATTCGCCTGTTACAAATGTCATCAGATCAACATATGCATCCTCTGatttaacaaaaatatcaaatgtTTGTAAAAGATCTCCATGAATAGGGTCATATGCCATGTTAGAAGTCAAAGACTTGGATTCAAACATGTATGCTCGTATTATATCTTGAGGTATATAGGTGTTATTGCTCAATTCTTTGGGTAGTTTCCCTTTAGGGGGGTTAATTGGGGAGTTAATTGTATTGGccattgatgaattaatgTTGAACTTGGAAATTTGATTCTCTACCAATTCCTGATTACTATTTTGTTTAGGAGTTAATTCCACGGTTTCATCATTTAGTCTGGGGAACATCATAGGTATTGATTTCTTACTCATCTCGAAATCATTATGAGGAATCGTAATATTGGTATTTGCCAGTTGATCCTGGTTCTGTGCCTCTATTACAGAATCTATTGAAACTATAGCATTTCCATATACTCCATAGCTTAGTCGATTTCCAAGACCCTTTTTATGTGGCCACATATCAGAAGTAGGAATTTGTGTGgaacaacaatatcaaagaAAGAACCCATacaaaacgaaaaaaaaaagtgtaCGAGTGTTATTACGTAATAAAACGTTTCTTCACTTTTGCTTCAAATTCGGTGTGTCTATTTTTTCGCTCACTTTATTTTGCACACACTTGGCATATTTTTCGTTCATCAATTCTCCAATTCAATACTTGGTGTATTTACTACTTTAGCAACCCTTTTTTTGAAACGATATAATATGAGATTGTTATCGTGGTTGCCATTTGTATTTCTTTTGGAAGTGATATTTGCCAgcaatcaaataaaatttgatttgtatGACAACAATGAACTACAATCCAATAACGATACCGTTGATTTAGCAACCCAGTATTCACAAATATCCAATAGTTCATTATTATGGGGACCTTATCGATCAGCATTATATTTTGGACTTAGACCCAGATTTCCTCGATCCTTGCTATCAGGGTTAATGTGgttttcaattaatgacTATGAAGGTATTGGTAAAATAAGACATTTCTATGAACAACATGACAAAATGTCGAAAGCCAATTGGGTGTCCTATGATCCAAGAATTGGTGGGAGGCAAATCatagatgatgatgaatgtcatatcaaaataataattgattttgttaaaaGTGACGATGGATTGTCTTGGGGTGTTAAAATTAGAGCTAAACCTCATAAAggttttgaaaatataaaaactTCTTTTATATGGTATAGTGGATTGGAAGGTGAACAAAAAGtcattgaagaaaatggtGACGAGACCACGAGTAGAACTggatttttgaaattggagAATCCAAAAAATGTTTTAGGATATGAGGGAAATGTCAAATTTGCAGGTGTTTCAGAAGAATTGGGTGcatttgaattggaaattaaCGATGGCCCCAAAACTAATGTCCATCCAGCTGGAAGAACCGATGTTGATCCTGAATTAGATCCTAGAAAGGCACATCATTATAGTTTGACTGTTCCAGATGATAATGTTTGGAGGGCAAGAGACATTTTCATGACAATGTTGCaagaatcaattcaaaaacttgttgaaaaatttggagGTGTTGAAGCTATCCCACCAGAAAATTTGTTCATTCTTAGGGACTTACAAGATTTTGAAGGAAATTTAcattttgttcaaaaaGTGTATCAAGGGTCATGTGAATTTGATGTTGTATATAACAATGCATTAACACCGATCACAGAAAGAATCACTTTtgagaatttgaaatttagAATACAAAATTCTTTAAAGGCATTTGATGAAAAGTTTAATAACCATTTCGAATTGGCGCCTCCattcaattccaaaaaatacaaaaagtTTGGTAAAGAAGTATTGTCTGGGTTGTTAGGGGGACTTTCCTATTTTTATGGTGATCAGCTAGTTGATAGGGAAACTgtatttgatgaagattcGTTTGAGAGTTACAAATTGGAAGGTACTTTTGAAGGCCCATACGAGTTGTTTACTTTGGTTCCTTCAAGACCATTTTTTCCACGAGGGTTTCTTTGGGATGAAGGGTTCCATTTATTGccattgttgaattatGACTCTGATTTAGTTTTAGAAATAACCAAATCTTGGTTTAATTTGATAGATGAAGATGGTTGGATTGCCCGTGAACAAATCTTGGGTAAAGAACTGAGATCAAGAGTACCAGCTGAATTTGTTGTACAAAGTCCACAAATTGTAAATCCTCCAACATTGACATTAGTTCTCACGTATCTACTTGATTCTGTGGTTGGAAATTATGATACCATTAATGAGCCAAAAAATGTCGatgaatcattatcaaGAGAAAACTTGGGCGGCTTTGTGTTGAAAAACCCCGAAGTGTTAACAAATTATACCAAACAAGTGTATcctaaattgaaatcacaTCTTGATATGTTTCGTCGAACTCAAAAAGGTTatgttgaagaatttgacaGAGGAACAAACCCCGAAGCATATAGATGGAGAGGTAGAACCTTAACCCATTGTCTTGCTAGTGGGTTGGACGATTATCCTCGAGCATTACCTGCAGATGTAGCTGAATTGaatgttgatttgatatCATGGATTGGTATTATGACAAGATCTATCCGTTTAATGGCAGagattttgaatattgatGAGGATGTAGAAACCTATAAGAACCTAGAAAACGATATCATTGATAACATTGAAAAGTTACATTGGTCACCAGAAGATAAAACTTATTGTGATGTTTCagttaatgatgatgatgagaatatttttgtttgtttcaaaggatatatttcattattcCCATTTTTAACCAAGTTGATCCCGGAAGCTAATACTGATAAATTAGAACAcattataaatttaatttccAACCCAGAAGAATTATGGACGCCTTATGGTATTAGATCTTTATCAAAAGCTGACGAATTTTATAAGACAGGTGAAGATTATTGGAGATCTCCAATATGGATaccaataaattatttgattttggataGTATTCAAGATTATTATATTCGTAGCAAACATCATATGTCAACTAATTTACAAGAGAAATTTGCTAAAACTTATCATGATTTGAGGATAAATATTGTTAAAAATGTATTTGATCAAGCTGATAAAACTGGGTTTGTATGGGA contains:
- a CDS encoding uncharacterized protein (Predicted component of the core factor rDNA transcription factor complex; required for transcription of 35S rRNA genes by RNA polymerase I in S. cerevisiae; possibly an essential gene, disruptants not obtained by UAU1 method), with the translated sequence MWPHKKGLGNRLSYGVYGNAIVSIDSVIEAQNQDQSANTNITIPHNDFEMSKKSIPMMFPRLNDETVELTPKQNSNQELVENQISKFNINSSMANTINSPINPPKGKLPKELSNNTYIPQDIIRAYMFESKSLTSNMAYDPIHGDLLQTFDIFVKSEDAYVDSMTFVTGESSSILNITTYESKDDCIVLSPAYQIDFCDPILQIEVSDKIDGVGLVAVRTGAKVYILNICLDKLTYIEVIPNVVLFVLGEISADCLAGNVLADVRFSSNDSRKVAVVDIKGNLTVWYVNKTVPSIRKFIKEQFVKELSDSQSLSNWRRICWLPSCDHLLIISRVEILKVMPNSESSGKIIVTSNTWSRIRDVNVVDEYMFLLTSKELIWFSANDSMTRLLSWKHFLDDSDPSLKFKVVETSPKVFTCFLYSQVNPLVIVYSFGFKGNKPYSLRDPYYFRKSSDNYDLRQINITKTEDALLIFELTTGLAIHSRRLISKNENDISNSSFHSKLVDSSVNKHRTNYLKQFSKKEIKKMIPQFLNIGEHDCTTASQQIDLIQRYAYELGNGFAQMGNSQAAQQSNYFSLYEVCNSVPLGVTDLLELDDMIVQLENSLPPERLKVKSLINNSFIRRNKFINKKETNTHIYDIYQMLEQIYPTHNKPSSKLAASILIGLSLIKCQYESDDLQEKLQKSIANAPEKVQTLLNEWDEEDNDDNSQTEGLTPTQHDSQFMIPTIKSSIPALRVNSQPSLRQQVLTQNSQTQTLLPSSLNSTVPSISSFPSQRSISSQGSQSRSGSQPKKKRKKKGGFA
- the CWH41 gene encoding Cwh41p (Processing alpha glucosidase I, involved in N-linked protein glycosylation and assembly of cell wall beta 1,6 glucan; rat catheter biofilm repressed), with the translated sequence MRLLSWLPFVFLLEVIFASNQIKFDLYDNNELQSNNDTVDLATQYSQISNSSLLWGPYRSALYFGLRPRFPRSLLSGLMWFSINDYEGIGKIRHFYEQHDKMSKANWVSYDPRIGGRQIIDDDECHIKIIIDFVKSDDGLSWGVKIRAKPHKGFENIKTSFIWYSGLEGEQKVIEENGDETTSRTGFLKLENPKNVLGYEGNVKFAGVSEELGAFELEINDGPKTNVHPAGRTDVDPELDPRKAHHYSLTVPDDNVWRARDIFMTMLQESIQKLVEKFGGVEAIPPENLFILRDLQDFEGNLHFVQKVYQGSCEFDVVYNNALTPITERITFENLKFRIQNSLKAFDEKFNNHFELAPPFNSKKYKKFGKEVLSGLLGGLSYFYGDQLVDRETVFDEDSFESYKLEGTFEGPYELFTLVPSRPFFPRGFLWDEGFHLLPLLNYDSDLVLEITKSWFNLIDEDGWIAREQILGKESRSRVPAEFVVQSPQIVNPPTLTLVLTYLLDSVVGNYDTINEPKNVDESLSRENLGGFVLKNPEVLTNYTKQVYPKLKSHLDMFRRTQKGYVEEFDRGTNPEAYRWRGRTLTHCLASGLDDYPRALPADVAELNVDLISWIGIMTRSIRLMAEILNIDEDVETYKNLENDIIDNIEKLHWSPEDKTYCDVSVNDDDENIFVCFKGYISLFPFLTKLIPEANTDKLEHIINLISNPEELWTPYGIRSLSKADEFYKTGEDYWRSPIWIPINYLILDSIQDYYIRSKHHMSTNLQEKFAKTYHDLRINIVKNVFDQADKTGFVWEQYNDETGEAQRAKNFLGWSSLVLIMMTMPEHLQ